A single Phycisphaerae bacterium DNA region contains:
- a CDS encoding sugar transferase: MSGITTNSLLTFEAASPQTLAEVVRPLATATKPEAPHVRHSIFGGFLLHLPRAVWMVFDILIVCSGTLLGHDLFVWWRPITESLGSYHLWFASAILATAVVLSGSMFGLYEPATLWSRSRIVARCLLTVSIAMATTWLVMHLFMYSPLSRRAAACGIVIFLFTASLIRLLAHHTVRDVRRGLLVIGQGPLTGKIVRSVRRGSVPGYRLVGVVAAEGRTRDDIGESDIPLVGSTSSVEAICRRHDVTEVVVADGAMQVPSDVRAALECLRLGCRVTDETTFYESMYQEVPVSHISPTWFLAADLKGQRQEHAVGKRVFDLIVAGLGLIVAAPLFPLIALAIRLSDRGPAFYSQTRVGQGGRVFTLYKFRTMRSDAESAGSKWAQSNDPRVTSLGRWLRALRIDELPQLWNILRGDMSVVGPRPERPEFVTPLSALIPFYDQRHLIKPGLTGWAQINLGYGATIADARRKLQLDLYYIKHTSIELDLIILLRTFGTFFLGSR, translated from the coding sequence ATGTCCGGAATCACGACAAATTCGCTTCTTACGTTTGAAGCCGCATCGCCGCAGACACTGGCCGAGGTCGTGCGACCTCTCGCCACCGCGACCAAGCCCGAGGCGCCCCATGTCCGGCATTCGATCTTCGGCGGATTCCTCCTTCACCTTCCTCGTGCTGTCTGGATGGTCTTTGACATTCTCATCGTCTGCAGCGGAACCCTGCTGGGCCACGATTTGTTCGTCTGGTGGCGACCGATCACTGAATCGCTCGGCAGCTATCATCTCTGGTTTGCCAGCGCCATCCTCGCCACGGCCGTGGTCCTTTCGGGCAGCATGTTCGGGCTTTACGAGCCGGCCACGCTCTGGTCGCGATCGCGTATTGTCGCGCGGTGCCTTCTCACGGTTTCCATCGCCATGGCGACAACCTGGCTCGTCATGCACCTATTCATGTATTCCCCGCTGAGCCGCCGAGCCGCGGCCTGTGGCATCGTGATCTTCCTTTTCACCGCTTCGCTCATTCGCCTTCTGGCCCACCACACCGTTCGCGACGTGCGCCGCGGATTGCTCGTCATCGGGCAGGGCCCGCTCACGGGCAAAATCGTGCGTTCGGTCCGTCGAGGCTCGGTACCGGGGTATCGGTTGGTGGGAGTCGTCGCGGCAGAAGGTCGTACCCGCGACGACATCGGCGAGAGCGACATTCCGCTCGTGGGTAGTACCTCGAGCGTGGAAGCAATCTGCCGCCGACACGATGTGACCGAAGTCGTCGTCGCCGACGGCGCGATGCAAGTGCCCTCGGATGTTCGCGCGGCGCTCGAGTGTCTGAGGCTCGGCTGCCGCGTCACCGACGAAACGACATTCTATGAATCGATGTACCAGGAAGTGCCTGTCTCGCACATCAGCCCGACGTGGTTCCTGGCCGCCGATCTCAAAGGCCAGCGGCAGGAGCACGCCGTCGGCAAGCGCGTCTTCGACCTGATTGTCGCCGGCCTCGGCCTCATCGTGGCGGCACCGCTTTTTCCGCTCATTGCGCTTGCGATTCGCCTTTCAGATCGCGGGCCTGCGTTCTACTCGCAAACCCGCGTCGGCCAAGGCGGAAGGGTCTTCACGCTCTACAAATTCCGAACGATGCGAAGCGACGCGGAATCGGCCGGATCGAAATGGGCGCAATCCAATGACCCGCGCGTGACATCGCTTGGACGCTGGCTGCGGGCTCTGCGGATTGACGAACTGCCGCAGCTCTGGAACATTCTCCGCGGCGATATGTCGGTCGTCGGGCCGCGACCGGAGCGACCGGAATTTGTCACGCCGCTGTCAGCGCTGATTCCGTTCTATGATCAGCGGCATCTCATCAAGCCGGGCCTCACCGGCTGGGCACAGATCAATCTGGGATATGGTGCGACAATCGCCGACGCCCGTCGCAAGCTGCAACTCGATCTCTACTACATCAAGCATACCTCAATCGAACTCGATCTTATCATCCTGCTTCGGACCTTCGGGACCTTCTTCCTCGGTTCGCGATAA
- a CDS encoding substrate-binding domain-containing protein has translation MRQPLFLRGAPAGARVRWRAAIFCIGISVWIIGCDEQSGRSGESSQRSLRVFIVGESEAEPSWPVLKALAGQFHENSRRVEFIAVAPKSSSPQEQQALLDSLPRRGASVACLIPTDPPSVRASVNRLATGGCRVVTIARDVPESGRSVYCGPSETEIGRKAAEACAVALSGRPQTVMTLTSTESNTAYRVRSHSFREEIPLYGPIEIVKEVECGGNIFDAVEIVRRDARSYPRIGCWVLFDDWPLRATSAKERLLPLGCRMVLCNGNPKYMDRVSSGEIQAIVTFDFYECVFNALQAASGLAEEPTRQRPAFVMVDSVTVTISEMEWYRRCWESWRHGQPSPPQSPWE, from the coding sequence ATGAGACAACCCCTGTTCCTCCGTGGAGCGCCGGCCGGGGCGCGGGTGCGGTGGCGAGCCGCGATATTCTGTATCGGGATCAGCGTCTGGATCATCGGATGCGATGAGCAATCAGGCCGAAGCGGCGAATCGTCCCAACGGTCGCTGCGCGTCTTTATCGTCGGTGAATCCGAAGCCGAGCCCTCCTGGCCCGTTCTGAAGGCACTTGCGGGACAATTCCATGAGAACAGCCGGCGCGTCGAATTCATCGCGGTCGCCCCGAAATCTTCCTCTCCGCAGGAACAGCAGGCGCTGCTGGATTCGCTGCCGAGGCGCGGCGCGAGCGTGGCGTGTCTGATCCCAACCGATCCGCCGTCTGTGCGAGCCAGTGTCAATCGACTGGCGACCGGCGGTTGCCGCGTTGTGACGATCGCCCGTGATGTGCCGGAGTCCGGTCGCTCGGTCTATTGCGGGCCGTCGGAAACCGAAATCGGCAGGAAGGCGGCGGAAGCATGTGCGGTCGCGTTGTCCGGCCGTCCTCAGACGGTCATGACATTGACATCGACGGAATCGAACACCGCCTATCGCGTTCGTAGTCACTCTTTTCGCGAAGAAATTCCGTTGTATGGACCGATCGAGATCGTCAAGGAAGTGGAGTGCGGCGGAAACATTTTCGATGCGGTGGAGATTGTCCGCCGAGATGCGCGGAGCTATCCGCGAATCGGATGCTGGGTTCTCTTTGATGACTGGCCGCTCCGGGCGACGTCGGCGAAGGAGCGATTGCTGCCGCTGGGTTGCCGGATGGTATTGTGCAATGGAAATCCGAAATACATGGACCGCGTGAGCAGCGGCGAGATTCAGGCCATCGTGACGTTCGATTTCTATGAGTGCGTGTTCAACGCATTGCAGGCGGCATCGGGGCTCGCGGAGGAACCGACACGGCAGCGGCCTGCCTTTGTGATGGTCGATTCCGTAACAGTGACGATCAGCGAAATGGAATGGTATCGGCGCTGCTGGGAGAGCTGGCGGCATGGCCAGCCGTCACCACCGCAATCGCCGTGGGAATGA
- a CDS encoding VanZ family protein, whose amino-acid sequence MGFAPRLIRTAIWLACFVAAFVVTHLPPSKLPSAGWLNDKVEHLIGYAMLAMATCWRFGKSDRSRIAIMAAVLVGLAAYAAVDELTQPWVGRSCEWGDWLADLGGAAIGLLLGLATGLLRRLSPKSRG is encoded by the coding sequence ATGGGCTTCGCACCGCGCTTAATTCGGACCGCCATCTGGCTCGCCTGTTTTGTCGCCGCCTTTGTGGTGACGCATCTGCCGCCTTCGAAACTCCCGAGCGCCGGCTGGCTGAACGACAAGGTTGAGCACCTGATCGGCTACGCGATGCTCGCGATGGCCACATGCTGGCGATTCGGCAAATCCGATCGAAGTCGAATTGCGATCATGGCGGCCGTTCTTGTGGGGCTGGCGGCTTATGCAGCCGTGGATGAACTGACGCAGCCTTGGGTCGGGCGTTCGTGCGAATGGGGCGACTGGCTGGCTGATCTGGGGGGAGCGGCAATCGGTTTGCTGCTTGGACTGGCGACGGGCCTCCTGCGACGCTTGTCGCCAAAATCCCGGGGGTAG
- a CDS encoding ParA family protein yields MECIAIINQKGGVGKTSTAVNLGAGLAQRGKRMLLIDLDPQGHLTTHFGLDGETDGRGIYDVLTKDLPLDEAIHPYSPTISIVPANVDLAAAEVELVSVVGREVILRDLLVAKERPFDIVMIDCPPSLGVLSLNALSAATRVLIPVQPHFLALQGAGKLFETISLVNQRLNRTLSVAGMVMCLYDAGTRLSAEVVDDLSAFLDQSRGSPVPWRDARIFSTVIRRNVKLAECPSYGQSIFEYAARSNGAMDYLALADELLSLLEGRLPAPAPAKAAGSEASNADSPGESDDEAAAAVAGSSHCDDTDSVPQSASMHVAGTVEIAPANGKPSAQHKESRRNKAAPASGVGVGPESDGDAASKSVGAGEVNSELVANRLAPVRIPPGGEKRAAATDANHSACGGSIASAAVTAAVASSN; encoded by the coding sequence ATGGAATGTATCGCCATCATCAATCAGAAAGGCGGCGTCGGTAAGACTTCGACCGCGGTCAATCTTGGTGCCGGGCTGGCTCAGCGCGGCAAACGCATGTTGCTGATTGATCTTGATCCTCAGGGCCATCTCACCACGCATTTCGGCCTCGACGGCGAAACCGACGGTCGCGGCATTTATGATGTTCTCACCAAGGACCTGCCGCTCGATGAAGCCATTCATCCGTACTCGCCGACGATTTCAATCGTGCCGGCCAATGTCGATTTGGCCGCGGCTGAAGTCGAACTCGTGTCGGTTGTCGGTCGCGAGGTGATACTGCGCGATCTGCTCGTCGCGAAGGAACGGCCGTTTGATATCGTGATGATCGACTGCCCACCGTCGCTCGGCGTGCTGTCGTTGAACGCCCTGAGTGCGGCCACGCGCGTGCTGATACCCGTTCAGCCACATTTCCTGGCATTGCAAGGCGCGGGCAAACTGTTCGAGACGATCTCGCTGGTGAATCAACGCTTGAATCGCACGTTGAGTGTCGCGGGAATGGTGATGTGCCTGTATGACGCCGGCACGCGGCTTTCGGCGGAGGTCGTGGACGATCTGTCCGCATTTCTGGATCAATCGCGCGGTTCACCCGTGCCGTGGCGTGATGCGCGGATCTTTTCGACGGTGATTCGCCGAAACGTGAAACTGGCGGAATGCCCGAGTTACGGCCAGTCTATTTTCGAGTATGCCGCCCGAAGCAACGGAGCGATGGACTATCTCGCACTCGCCGATGAACTTCTCTCACTTTTGGAAGGGCGGTTGCCCGCGCCGGCTCCGGCGAAGGCGGCCGGGAGCGAGGCCTCGAATGCCGACAGCCCTGGCGAGTCCGATGACGAGGCTGCGGCAGCGGTTGCAGGGTCGAGTCATTGTGATGACACTGACTCCGTTCCGCAGTCGGCGTCGATGCATGTTGCCGGCACGGTCGAGATCGCGCCGGCGAACGGCAAGCCATCCGCGCAGCATAAGGAATCCCGCAGAAACAAGGCCGCTCCTGCATCTGGAGTCGGTGTGGGACCGGAATCAGATGGCGATGCAGCGTCCAAGTCAGTCGGAGCAGGTGAAGTGAATTCCGAACTGGTCGCGAATCGGCTCGCTCCGGTTCGCATTCCACCCGGCGGAGAAAAGCGAGCCGCTGCGACGGACGCTAATCATTCGGCGTGCGGCGGTTCGATCGCCTCGGCGGCGGTGACGGCCGCTGTCGCCTCGTCGAACTGA
- a CDS encoding LL-diaminopimelate aminotransferase has protein sequence MSFKRAVRLDQLPPYLFIEIDRKKRAAIEAGKDVISFGVGDPDCPTPDFIVDSMATAIRIPAHHQYPLGSGSAEFRAAATAFMKNRFGVSVDPATEVLALIGTKEGIGHLPLAVLNPGDVALVPSPGYPVYESGTIFAGGVPYDLPLRADRGFLPDLEAIPTEVFARTRLMFINYPNNPTGAICDLEFLERTVALARRHNFVICADAAYTETYFDDRDRPHSILEVPGAKDVAIEMHSLSKTFNMTGWRIGFAVGHPGVLEALAKIKGNVDSGVFTAVQDAAITALHGVNRPEIVRIREMYRARRDALVPHLREIGFEVDQPRATFYVWARCPRGHEDSMRCATKILDEAAVVAIPGVGFGKHGEGFVRFALTVEVDRIREATGRLAELKW, from the coding sequence ATGTCCTTCAAACGCGCTGTTCGACTTGACCAGCTTCCGCCCTATCTCTTCATTGAAATCGACCGGAAGAAACGCGCTGCCATCGAAGCAGGCAAGGACGTGATCAGCTTCGGCGTCGGCGATCCCGATTGCCCCACGCCGGATTTCATTGTCGATAGCATGGCGACGGCCATTCGCATACCGGCGCACCACCAGTATCCTCTCGGCAGCGGCTCGGCCGAATTTCGAGCCGCCGCAACCGCATTCATGAAGAACCGCTTCGGCGTCAGCGTCGATCCGGCGACGGAAGTGCTCGCCCTCATCGGCACGAAAGAGGGCATCGGCCATCTGCCGCTGGCGGTACTGAATCCCGGCGACGTCGCGCTCGTGCCCTCGCCCGGATATCCGGTCTATGAGAGCGGCACGATCTTCGCAGGCGGCGTACCCTACGACCTGCCGCTTCGCGCGGACCGCGGCTTCCTCCCCGATCTTGAAGCCATCCCCACTGAGGTGTTCGCCAGAACGCGGCTGATGTTCATCAATTACCCCAACAATCCCACCGGCGCCATCTGCGACCTGGAATTCCTGGAACGAACCGTTGCCCTGGCGCGCAGGCACAATTTCGTCATCTGTGCCGATGCCGCCTACACCGAAACCTATTTTGACGATCGTGATCGGCCGCACTCGATCCTGGAAGTTCCCGGAGCAAAGGATGTCGCCATTGAAATGCACTCCCTGTCCAAGACCTTCAATATGACCGGATGGCGCATCGGTTTCGCGGTCGGTCATCCCGGCGTCCTGGAGGCGCTGGCAAAGATCAAAGGCAACGTCGATTCCGGTGTGTTCACGGCGGTACAGGATGCCGCAATCACGGCACTCCACGGCGTGAACCGGCCGGAGATCGTCCGCATTCGCGAAATGTACCGCGCGCGGCGCGACGCACTGGTCCCCCACCTCCGCGAGATCGGATTCGAGGTCGATCAGCCGCGTGCCACGTTCTATGTCTGGGCAAGGTGCCCCCGAGGACACGAGGATTCCATGCGGTGTGCAACCAAGATTCTTGACGAAGCCGCCGTCGTCGCCATTCCCGGCGTTGGCTTCGGAAAGCACGGCGAGGGTTTCGTCCGATTTGCATTGACGGTCGAAGTCGATCGAATTCGAGAGGCCACCGGCCGACTCGCGGAGTTGAAGTGGTGA
- the folK gene encoding 2-amino-4-hydroxy-6-hydroxymethyldihydropteridine diphosphokinase, with product MQDAFIGLGANLGRRKKNIASALGALESTREIEIVAVSPLYETPAEGGPESQPAFINGVARIRTSLSPERLLAVCQRIEALLGRTRDVHWGPRTIDLDLLAYGDVIASEPELTLPHPMMHERAFVMQPFADIAPDWIHPILQQSAESLLESLGRRDWVHESDE from the coding sequence GTGCAGGACGCCTTCATCGGCCTTGGCGCCAATCTTGGGCGACGAAAGAAGAATATCGCGTCCGCGCTCGGAGCGCTCGAGAGCACACGGGAAATTGAAATCGTGGCCGTTTCTCCGCTCTACGAAACGCCGGCGGAGGGCGGTCCCGAATCGCAGCCTGCATTCATCAATGGTGTTGCCCGTATCCGCACTTCATTGAGCCCGGAGCGACTTCTCGCGGTCTGTCAGCGAATCGAAGCGCTGCTTGGCCGAACGCGAGACGTCCACTGGGGCCCGCGCACGATCGATCTGGATCTGCTCGCCTACGGGGATGTCATTGCCTCCGAGCCTGAATTGACGCTCCCCCACCCGATGATGCACGAAAGGGCGTTCGTGATGCAGCCATTCGCCGACATCGCCCCGGATTGGATTCACCCAATCCTCCAGCAGTCGGCGGAATCGCTGCTGGAATCTCTCGGTCGGAGAGATTGGGTCCACGAATCGGACGAGTGA
- a CDS encoding aspartyl protease family protein has translation MKPTRYITTAITCFIIQAAAACGPFYDILTKPPPDQGVSLPIKSDLFLGVEGAINGKPANILLDTGTVLFSLVPPSAIEEFGLTPAGDNPYAAEELDGVGVCGSVGADASLSAKLYTAARMEIGGVVVENAAFVVLEEENFNTFDAVRVDCIMNGSLLAQVDWRIDQYGRRLTLFPAHSLQRPGEPAELNLLGPLPPLFLLLQGAPKIGGISTRLKYADTSAEPVETLMDTGGGIELAIGENVLANTGWNIDELPNIKAGLFAAGGSCAATRFRAPLIGLAEQTYQNVQTVTLPAADVGLIGWRFFANHEEVNVSPKAGWIEFRKGSDTDGYFAAPLMTFGVELSVKSDNTYRIAKVSAGSDAEAAGVRIGDIVRAVNGVSVDTLEGKSLLFGPRVMRDGVVTYTLEDDQGGIRDIELTGTPVL, from the coding sequence ATGAAACCGACCCGATATATCACGACGGCCATCACATGTTTCATCATTCAAGCGGCTGCCGCCTGCGGCCCGTTCTACGACATCCTCACGAAGCCCCCGCCGGATCAGGGCGTGTCGCTGCCCATCAAGTCAGATCTCTTTCTCGGCGTTGAAGGCGCCATCAACGGCAAGCCGGCAAATATCCTGCTTGATACCGGAACTGTCTTGTTCAGTCTCGTTCCGCCGTCGGCCATTGAAGAATTCGGACTGACGCCGGCCGGAGACAACCCCTACGCCGCGGAGGAACTGGACGGGGTCGGCGTGTGCGGTTCGGTCGGCGCCGACGCCTCGCTTAGCGCAAAACTCTATACCGCGGCGCGGATGGAAATTGGCGGCGTGGTCGTCGAAAATGCCGCATTCGTCGTCCTGGAAGAGGAGAATTTCAACACCTTCGACGCCGTTCGAGTGGATTGCATCATGAACGGCTCGCTGCTGGCCCAAGTCGATTGGAGAATCGACCAGTATGGCAGACGTCTCACGCTCTTCCCTGCCCATTCGCTCCAGCGCCCCGGCGAACCAGCCGAACTCAACCTGCTCGGCCCGCTACCGCCTCTTTTTCTTCTGCTGCAAGGGGCACCCAAGATTGGCGGAATTTCTACTCGGCTCAAGTACGCCGACACCAGCGCCGAGCCAGTCGAAACACTCATGGACACCGGCGGAGGCATCGAACTGGCGATCGGCGAAAATGTTCTCGCCAACACAGGCTGGAATATCGACGAGTTGCCCAACATCAAGGCCGGACTGTTTGCCGCTGGCGGCAGCTGCGCGGCCACACGATTCCGTGCACCGCTCATCGGCCTGGCTGAGCAGACTTACCAGAACGTGCAGACCGTAACCCTACCAGCCGCCGATGTCGGCCTCATCGGATGGCGATTCTTCGCGAACCACGAGGAGGTCAATGTCTCCCCGAAGGCCGGTTGGATCGAATTCAGGAAAGGCTCTGATACCGATGGGTACTTCGCCGCGCCGCTAATGACCTTCGGCGTGGAGCTATCGGTCAAGAGCGACAACACCTATCGCATCGCAAAAGTCTCGGCCGGGTCTGATGCCGAAGCGGCGGGCGTCCGGATCGGCGACATCGTTCGCGCCGTGAACGGGGTGAGCGTCGACACGCTGGAAGGCAAGTCACTCCTTTTCGGCCCGCGTGTGATGCGCGATGGCGTCGTCACCTACACACTCGAAGACGATCAGGGCGGCATCCGCGACATTGAGCTTACCGGCACGCCCGTGCTCTGA
- a CDS encoding saccharopine dehydrogenase NADP-binding domain-containing protein, giving the protein MKKKAIVLGCGLVGSAMARDLAADANFDTTVADVSEINLSRVGGVANLRTVRADLSGVENLRRILEPFDIVIGAMPSTLGFQTLRTAIECGKPLCDISFMIEDPTELDALAKERGVTVIFDCGVAPGLANMVIGHCASQLNETHDVAYYVGGLPRTRSWPYEYKAPFAPSDVIEEYTRPARMVEDGRVVVKPALSEPELMDFPRIGTLEAFNTDGLRTLLHTVKARNMKEKTLRYPGHCELMRVFRETGFFRKDEIDVRGRAVRPLDVMSKLLFEKWRLEPREEEFTILRVLVSGPSDGRHARYQYDLFDEYDAQTGIHSMARTTGFPNTIMARMIMQGEFSKAGVFPPEKIGAEPGMLDRMIRELEAKGVRIAGRVESSAVGPVRPGH; this is encoded by the coding sequence ATGAAAAAGAAGGCCATCGTGCTGGGATGCGGATTGGTGGGTTCAGCGATGGCCCGCGATCTCGCTGCTGACGCGAACTTCGACACCACGGTTGCCGATGTCAGCGAAATCAACCTGTCGCGCGTCGGTGGCGTGGCCAACCTGCGCACGGTCCGCGCCGATTTGAGCGGCGTGGAGAATCTCCGCCGAATCCTTGAGCCGTTCGATATCGTCATCGGCGCAATGCCCAGTACGCTCGGGTTTCAGACGCTGCGCACCGCGATCGAGTGTGGCAAACCGCTGTGCGACATTTCCTTCATGATCGAAGACCCGACAGAACTGGACGCGCTGGCAAAAGAGCGCGGCGTGACGGTCATCTTTGACTGTGGTGTGGCTCCCGGCCTGGCCAATATGGTGATCGGTCACTGCGCGAGTCAGCTCAATGAAACGCACGACGTGGCGTACTATGTCGGCGGACTGCCTCGAACGCGGAGCTGGCCTTATGAGTACAAGGCGCCGTTCGCGCCGTCGGATGTGATCGAGGAATACACGCGGCCCGCCCGGATGGTTGAGGACGGGCGCGTCGTCGTGAAACCGGCGCTGTCGGAACCCGAGCTCATGGATTTTCCGCGAATCGGAACACTTGAGGCCTTCAATACCGACGGGTTGCGGACGCTGCTGCACACCGTGAAAGCGCGGAACATGAAGGAAAAAACGCTGCGTTACCCGGGGCATTGCGAATTGATGCGCGTTTTTCGTGAAACGGGGTTCTTCCGCAAGGATGAGATCGATGTGCGCGGCCGTGCGGTGCGACCGCTGGACGTCATGTCAAAACTGCTGTTCGAGAAATGGCGGCTCGAGCCGCGCGAGGAGGAGTTCACGATTCTGCGCGTTCTGGTGAGCGGCCCGAGCGACGGTCGACACGCGCGGTATCAGTACGATTTGTTCGATGAGTACGACGCGCAGACCGGAATTCACTCGATGGCCCGTACCACGGGATTTCCGAATACGATCATGGCACGCATGATCATGCAAGGAGAGTTTTCCAAGGCCGGCGTCTTCCCGCCGGAGAAGATCGGCGCTGAGCCGGGCATGCTCGACCGCATGATTCGCGAACTGGAGGCCAAGGGGGTGCGCATCGCCGGTCGCGTCGAGTCTTCGGCGGTGGGACCGGTCCGGCCTGGGCATTGA
- a CDS encoding glycosyltransferase: protein MNLEIAVYLIVLILWLIAVAQGAISIVEGVRFHRYFRDAIDDARSLFDANGDFRYQPPATIIMPCKGVDEKLHHTVELLARQHYRDYELLFAFESESDPAYAAVKNWTANWDRPYKLIVAGLASRRSQKIHNLLAAMECVGAERDVIVFVDSDAEPDVDWLGFLVAPLQNDRVGAATGYRWYSAAGGMASGMRCLWNAATTVSLHDERRAFCWGGSTAIRRERFYSIGMPQYWDTALSDDLQMTRAIRAAGLLIHFVPQALVTSSDATTLGNFIAFARRQLIIVRVGTPHHWRWALSFVVIFVVGGAACLAVAIAAMAGWTSSTTIGWIAFAAAISLALLGVARAFMRQISMKLVLRERLTRADFWWDVLGTLTIAGSLHLQLLLMSAISRRFVWRNIEYEMMTPDDTRVVRRLV from the coding sequence ATGAACCTTGAAATCGCCGTCTATCTCATCGTATTAATCCTCTGGCTGATCGCCGTCGCCCAGGGTGCCATCTCCATCGTCGAGGGCGTTCGTTTTCACCGTTACTTCCGGGATGCAATCGACGATGCACGCAGCCTCTTCGACGCCAACGGCGACTTCAGGTATCAGCCGCCCGCGACGATCATCATGCCATGTAAAGGAGTGGACGAGAAACTGCACCACACCGTCGAGCTGCTCGCGCGCCAGCACTACCGCGATTATGAGTTGCTCTTCGCTTTTGAGTCGGAATCGGATCCGGCCTACGCGGCCGTGAAAAACTGGACCGCGAACTGGGACCGCCCGTACAAGCTCATCGTCGCGGGCCTCGCATCCAGACGATCCCAGAAAATACACAATCTGCTCGCAGCGATGGAATGCGTCGGCGCAGAACGCGACGTGATCGTATTCGTCGATTCGGATGCGGAGCCGGACGTTGACTGGCTCGGCTTTCTTGTCGCCCCGCTGCAGAACGACCGCGTCGGTGCAGCCACGGGCTATCGCTGGTACAGTGCTGCCGGCGGCATGGCATCCGGAATGCGCTGTCTCTGGAACGCAGCCACCACCGTCTCACTTCACGACGAGCGCCGCGCATTCTGCTGGGGCGGATCCACCGCCATCCGCCGGGAACGCTTCTACTCGATCGGAATGCCGCAATACTGGGACACGGCCCTCTCTGACGATCTGCAGATGACCCGAGCGATACGGGCCGCCGGCCTGCTGATCCACTTCGTCCCGCAGGCGCTGGTCACCAGCAGTGATGCCACCACGCTCGGCAATTTCATCGCATTCGCCCGACGACAGCTCATCATCGTGCGCGTCGGAACACCCCATCACTGGCGCTGGGCCCTGTCATTTGTTGTCATATTCGTCGTCGGCGGCGCCGCCTGTCTCGCCGTGGCCATCGCCGCGATGGCCGGCTGGACCTCGTCAACGACGATCGGCTGGATCGCCTTTGCTGCCGCAATCTCGCTGGCCTTGCTCGGCGTCGCGCGCGCCTTCATGCGGCAGATCAGCATGAAACTGGTGCTCCGTGAACGGCTGACCCGCGCCGATTTCTGGTGGGACGTCCTTGGAACCCTCACGATTGCCGGCTCATTGCACCTGCAATTGCTGCTCATGTCCGCGATTTCGCGCCGTTTCGTCTGGCGGAACATCGAATACGAAATGATGACCCCGGACGATACCCGTGTCGTTCGGCGCCTCGTGTGA